From Thermincola ferriacetica:
CGGGATGATATCATCGCATGGCAATGCCGGGAATGCGGCTTTGTCCACGAAGGGACAGAACCCCCGGAAAAGTGTCCTCTCTGCGGCCATGACAGGACATTTTACAGGCCCGGGCACAGGGTAGGACAGAAATAGAAAACCAAAGGAGGAATTTATATGACAGAGTTAAACCAGATTTACAAATGCAATGTGTGCGGCAACATGGTGGAAATAGTGCATACCGGCGCAGGTCAGTTGGTCTGTTGTGGAAAGCCCATGGAACTAAAGAAGGCCAATGAACAGGAGGCTAGCATGGAGAAACACGTCCCGGTGGTTGAAGCAACTGTCGAGGGGATCAGGGCTACTGTCGGCAGCATAAAGCATCCGATGGAGGAAAAGCACTATATTGAGTGGATTGAAGTTATTGACAGTGGAGAGGTTGCCCGTAAATACCTGAAACCGGGTGACGAGCCGGTGGCTGAATTCTGTCTGCCCGGCGACAATGTTGAGGTCAGGGCTTACTGCAACATCCATGGCTTATGGCATAGATAGCAAAAAAATCACCTTCTGCTTTTAGCACGAAGGTGATTTTTTGTCCCTGGCTTTCATGGTGCCGTTGGTCATGACTGCCAACGCTTTCCCGTTAACTCAGAATCCGGTGAGGCATTGTAAAGGGTTTTCTGTTTGCGCTGCCGCAAAAATTTCTCTTCCCGGAAATAATACTGGAACAAATGTTTGGTTTATGGTAAAATAATCCTGGGAGGGTGAAGCTGAACTGATGTTCTCTTTAAAACCCGAATGAGAAAAGATATCATGTTACCAAGGGCGTGAATGGAAATGAAAGAAATCCTTAACCTGATTTTGGCCAAGGTTGAAGGGCTTGAAGAGGGGCAAACAAGACTTGAGGCAAGCATGGCCCCGCTGGAAGAGAGACAAGCTATGCTCGAAGAAGGCCAGGCCAAACTTTTTGTTGGCTTTAAAGACTTGGGCGAACGTTTGGACAGAGTGGAAAAGAAACTGGATGCCGTTGTCGAACAGACTGCCGGTCTGCTTGAGTTTAGAACGGAAACGGAGAAAAAACTGGGTGAGATCAGTGGCGATATAAGAATTTTGGCCGGAGAACTTGGCCGGCAGAACCTGGAGATTGAAAGGATTAAATTAAAAGTCGGATAAAAAACTAGCCTCCTTGCTGATTATACGCAAGGAGGTATTTTTAACATATCTTTCCCTTGACACAGGGTTCATGAGTCAGGGCCCGATTACCTTTTTACTTTATATTGAGGTTCCTGCCCTTCAATATAATTTACCCGCCCCCTCAGATTATTACAGATGTTTTCGACCTGGCCGCTTAAGTCGTTAAACATTTGCTGGGCCATTTTATCCTGAGTATCAAGGGCAAAGGTTTTCAGGTTGGCTGCGGCCCCTTCAAGACTGGCCAAAGTCTGATGCAGTTTTTCGCCGATAGTCAATTAAATAACCTCCTTTAATATGAATTTGAATTTTCGCCAACTTTATATTGTCCCTTAGAAGCTTTAGTTATGCTGGAAATAATAATAAGAGATGGCAAAGCGCCTTGACTTTGCGCCCCACATAATATAAACTAATATATGAACATTTGTTCAAACATTATTAACTTTTTGGGGGGTTTACTTTGGAGGAAAAAGAGGCTTTTGATACATGTGCCGTCTTATGTATACACGAGGATGTTGTACAGGAGTTAAAAAACAAGCTCTTGGATAAGAACACTGTGCTTTCACTGGCGGAAACTTTTAAAGTGTTGGGGGACCCGACCCGGGTCCAGATCATTCACGCTTTGGCCCAGAAAGAACTTTGTGTCTGCGACCTGGCTGCCCTGTTGGGCATGAGTCAGTCTGCCATTTCGCACCAACTGAGGATTCTCCGCAACTTACGGTTGGTCAAATACCGTAAAGAGGGTAAAATCGTTTATTATTCCATTGATGACCAACATATTATTAATCTGTTTACCGAGGGGCTAGAACACATCAAGCATGGCTAAAGCCCAGGAGAACGTAGTACAGGAAAGAACTTGGCAAAAGGAAAGGGCGTGTAACTATGTCAGAAATGATTATGCCGCAAATAGCGTCCGCAAAGAACAAAGTTGTTTTTCGGCTCACCGGCCTTACGTGAATGGACTGCGCCGCCAAGTTTGAAAAAGAAGTGGCGGCCATACCTGGTGTCACCAGGGCAGAGCTTAACTTTGGCGCTTCCAAATTAACCGTGCAGGGGGCTTTTGACCCGCAGGCCGTTTACTTGGCAGGAACCAGGCACGATATTGTTGCGCGGCCGGCATATGAAAAAGGACAGGAAAAACAGTCTTTCTTTGCTGAATACAAAAGGGTTATCATCAGCGGGCTGGCGGGGTGCGCTCTGCTTGCCGGTTGGGTGCTACAGCACACCCAAGGATTAACTTCCGCTGCCATTCTCTTGTATATTGCAGCTATGGTAATCGGTGGATTTTCCACTGCCAGAAAAGCCTTTTTCAGTATCCGGAAACTTAATTTTGACATGAATGTACTAATGACCATCGCGGTAATTGGAGCAGCGGCTATAGGCGAATGGTCAGAAGGGGCCTCGGTGGCTTTCCTTTATTCCATCTCCAATGCCCTGGAATCCTTCACCATGGAAAAAGCCCGGCAATCTATTAGAGAACTTATGGACATTGCGCCGCGGGAAGCGCTGGTCAGGAGAAACGGGGAAGAAATTTGTTTAGCGGTGGATGAAATTCGTGTTGGCGATATATTGATTGTTAAACCGGGTGCAAAAATTGCCATGGACGGCAAGGTCATTAAGGGAACTTCAGCCGTAAACCAGGCCGCTATCACCGGCGAATCTGTTCCCGTGGAAAAAAACGTCGGTGATGAAGTCTTTGCCGGTACTTTGAATCAGGAAGGTGCCATTGAGGTTGAGGTCACCAAGCTGGTAAACGATACAACCATCGCGAAAATAATTCATATGGTAGAAGAAGCCCAGGCCCAAAGAGCCCCTTCCCAGAAGTTTATTGACCGTTTTACCGCCGTTTATACGCCTATAGTCATCGCTCTGGCCATCGGAGTGGTCTTAATACCGCCCCTTGTTTTTGGCCGGCCGTGGAGTCCCTGGATATACAGGGGATTAGCCCTGCTGGTGGTTTCCTGTCCCTGTGCGCTGGTGGTATCCACGCCTGTAGCCCTGGTTTCGGCCATAGGCAATGCGGCGCGTAACGGTGTGCTGATTAAAGGCGGTGTGCACCTGGAGGAAATGGGCTCAGTAGCCGTTATTGCCTTTGATAAAACAGGTACCCTGACTGTCGGCCGGC
This genomic window contains:
- a CDS encoding heavy metal translocating P-type ATPase; translation: MPQIASAKNKVVFRLTGLTUMDCAAKFEKEVAAIPGVTRAELNFGASKLTVQGAFDPQAVYLAGTRHDIVARPAYEKGQEKQSFFAEYKRVIISGLAGCALLAGWVLQHTQGLTSAAILLYIAAMVIGGFSTARKAFFSIRKLNFDMNVLMTIAVIGAAAIGEWSEGASVAFLYSISNALESFTMEKARQSIRELMDIAPREALVRRNGEEICLAVDEIRVGDILIVKPGAKIAMDGKVIKGTSAVNQAAITGESVPVEKNVGDEVFAGTLNQEGAIEVEVTKLVNDTTIAKIIHMVEEAQAQRAPSQKFIDRFTAVYTPIVIALAIGVVLIPPLVFGRPWSPWIYRGLALLVVSCPCALVVSTPVALVSAIGNAARNGVLIKGGVHLEEMGSVAVIAFDKTGTLTVGRPAVIDIIPVTAKDEKQVLNLAASIEQFSEHPLAKAIVEKARQEKLALLPVEDFTSLTGKGARAKVKGKRYFIGNPRLLDELGMQTKETGQVVAQLQEQGKTVMVVGDEENIVGIIAVADIVRESAARTIRELKQAGLRRAVMLTGDNKATAKAIVEKAGIDEFDAELLPQDKVAAVNNLVNKFGKVAMVGDGINDAPALAAATVGIAMGGAGTDTALETADIALMADDLAKLPFLVRLSRATLSVIKQNIYFAVVIKLIAVVLIFPGWLMLWMAILADTGAAVLVTLNAIRLLRIKPELY
- a CDS encoding ArsR/SmtB family transcription factor; protein product: MEEKEAFDTCAVLCIHEDVVQELKNKLLDKNTVLSLAETFKVLGDPTRVQIIHALAQKELCVCDLAALLGMSQSAISHQLRILRNLRLVKYRKEGKIVYYSIDDQHIINLFTEGLEHIKHG
- a CDS encoding desulfoferrodoxin — translated: MTELNQIYKCNVCGNMVEIVHTGAGQLVCCGKPMELKKANEQEASMEKHVPVVEATVEGIRATVGSIKHPMEEKHYIEWIEVIDSGEVARKYLKPGDEPVAEFCLPGDNVEVRAYCNIHGLWHR
- a CDS encoding DUF1657 domain-containing protein, which codes for MTIGEKLHQTLASLEGAAANLKTFALDTQDKMAQQMFNDLSGQVENICNNLRGRVNYIEGQEPQYKVKR